One window from the genome of Bacillus weihaiensis encodes:
- a CDS encoding RrF2 family transcriptional regulator: MRLTQYTDYSLRVLLYLATKPSDQLSTIKEIAEVYHISKNHLMKVTYELGKMNMIETIRGRNGGIRLALSPADINIGAIVRKTEEDFHLVECFDQEQNACIISPACGLKHVLNKALVAYFAVLDEYTLEDLVKNKDTLLSYFQLNETLS, translated from the coding sequence ATGCGGTTAACTCAATACACCGATTATTCACTAAGAGTCTTACTCTATTTGGCTACAAAGCCATCTGATCAATTATCTACTATTAAAGAAATTGCGGAAGTTTATCATATATCTAAAAATCACCTTATGAAGGTTACATATGAATTAGGCAAAATGAATATGATTGAAACCATACGAGGTCGTAATGGTGGAATTCGACTTGCTCTTTCACCAGCAGATATTAATATTGGTGCTATTGTAAGAAAAACGGAAGAGGATTTCCATTTAGTGGAATGCTTTGATCAGGAACAAAATGCTTGTATCATCTCTCCTGCCTGCGGTTTAAAGCATGTACTAAATAAAGCGTTAGTAGCCTATTTTGCTGTTTTAGATGAATATACGCTAGAGGATTTAGTTAAAAATAAAGATACACTATTATCTTATTTTCAATTAAATGAAACACTTTCATAA
- a CDS encoding DUF3889 domain-containing protein produces MIPQTKILFTVVAFLLMLTAGMKAYGEHNDQELDYEKWSKIAISSVQEKYPNAEVTDYKYVKREEVNEAESKDVFHLKVKEQEKIMIVNVDVVFNPINGKLITVKMEELEQQDF; encoded by the coding sequence TTGATCCCACAAACGAAAATTCTTTTTACAGTTGTAGCTTTTTTACTTATGTTAACAGCAGGAATGAAAGCTTATGGGGAGCACAATGATCAAGAATTGGACTATGAGAAATGGAGTAAAATAGCCATTTCATCCGTTCAAGAAAAATATCCAAATGCAGAGGTTACCGATTATAAATATGTAAAGCGTGAAGAGGTAAATGAAGCGGAATCAAAGGATGTTTTTCATCTTAAAGTGAAAGAACAGGAAAAAATAATGATTGTAAATGTAGATGTAGTTTTTAACCCTATCAATGGCAAGCTAATCACAGTTAAGATGGAAGAATTAGAGCAACAGGATTTTTAA
- a CDS encoding M14 family zinc carboxypeptidase: MKLTNIFSIFLTILMFTTPCRAIQTPIYTYESLTKELRQLASKDEIEVKIIGKSEFDRNLYAVKLGHGKKNVLITGSHHGREWLSTHIIMNMIHTYVDAYQSKHSLGGHSLNIVDRVSIWFVPMVNPDGVTIQQKGVNELPYVLQEILFDMNNGDDNYKRWKANGLGVDLNRQYPAGWETIQGSPRNACYSHYKGKNPLEAKEARALATFTNEINPMASLAYHTSGREIYWYYFNELNNLERDLLLVDTISTVTGYEIAYPPTTAFGGGYTDWFIETFKKPALTLELSYLVEETNPPLSVLREEWERNKEVGLLLAEFADSYLNEDREITNE, from the coding sequence ATGAAATTAACAAATATTTTTTCGATTTTTCTCACAATTCTTATGTTTACGACACCATGTAGGGCCATACAAACACCTATTTATACTTATGAATCCTTAACAAAAGAGTTGCGTCAATTGGCCTCAAAAGATGAAATAGAGGTAAAAATTATCGGTAAATCTGAATTTGATCGTAACCTCTATGCGGTCAAACTTGGACATGGAAAAAAGAATGTGTTAATTACGGGAAGTCATCATGGGCGCGAATGGTTATCGACTCATATCATAATGAACATGATTCATACGTATGTAGATGCCTATCAAAGCAAGCATTCATTAGGGGGACATAGCTTGAATATAGTAGATCGTGTTTCCATTTGGTTTGTTCCAATGGTTAATCCGGATGGTGTAACCATTCAGCAAAAAGGTGTGAACGAATTACCGTATGTCCTACAGGAGATTCTTTTTGATATGAACAATGGCGATGATAACTATAAGAGATGGAAGGCCAATGGACTTGGTGTGGATCTTAATCGTCAATATCCGGCAGGGTGGGAAACCATTCAGGGGAGTCCACGTAATGCATGTTATTCTCACTATAAGGGAAAGAATCCACTGGAAGCAAAGGAAGCAAGAGCTTTGGCCACGTTCACAAACGAAATAAACCCAATGGCTTCACTGGCCTATCACACATCTGGCCGTGAAATCTATTGGTATTATTTTAATGAGTTGAATAATCTTGAACGGGATTTGTTGCTTGTTGATACCATCTCTACTGTAACTGGATATGAAATCGCCTATCCTCCTACCACGGCATTTGGTGGTGGTTATACAGACTGGTTTATAGAGACCTTTAAAAAGCCGGCACTTACACTTGAGTTGAGCTATTTGGTAGAGGAAACAAATCCTCCATTGTCCGTTCTTAGGGAAGAATGGGAGAGAAATAAAGAAGTAGGTCTACTCTTAGCTGAGTTTGCAGACAGCTATTTAAATGAAGACCGAGAAATCACTAATGAATAA
- a CDS encoding YhdB family protein — MNSVDYDKALYYTHRSQWDNLLILMVRTKDDFLSKKIEHFLHAYNFEQDYKEVEQQLYSLLRYIDHAVDIDEPELEHVHHI, encoded by the coding sequence ATGAACAGTGTTGATTATGATAAAGCATTGTACTACACGCATCGTTCACAGTGGGATAACCTACTCATATTAATGGTTCGCACAAAGGACGATTTTCTTTCAAAAAAAATCGAACACTTTTTACACGCATATAACTTTGAGCAAGATTATAAAGAAGTTGAACAACAATTATACTCGTTGTTACGCTATATAGATCATGCCGTTGACATTGATGAACCAGAATTAGAGCATGTCCATCATATATAA
- a CDS encoding NADPH-dependent FMN reductase: MNILIINGSPRKTGRTRIAASFLTTKYGAEMIDLSEGKLPFFNGSEDQRSHQEVVEIKQQVKQADAIVLLSPEYHNAMSGALKNALDFLSSEQFAHKPVALISVSGGGKGGINALNNMRTVMRGVYANTIPRQLVLDPHCFDYENQVLTKEPAELVEALIGELKVYTEAMKQIQG; encoded by the coding sequence ATGAATATATTGATAATAAACGGAAGCCCTAGAAAAACAGGAAGAACAAGAATCGCGGCTTCGTTTCTAACAACTAAATATGGTGCGGAAATGATTGACCTTAGTGAAGGAAAGCTACCATTCTTCAATGGATCTGAGGACCAAAGAAGCCATCAGGAAGTAGTGGAAATAAAACAACAAGTGAAACAGGCAGATGCTATTGTCCTATTGTCACCAGAATATCATAACGCTATGAGCGGAGCGTTAAAAAATGCACTTGATTTTCTAAGTAGTGAGCAGTTTGCCCATAAACCAGTTGCCTTGATCTCTGTTTCTGGTGGAGGGAAGGGTGGAATTAATGCACTAAACAATATGAGAACCGTAATGAGAGGCGTATACGCTAACACAATTCCTCGTCAGCTTGTTCTAGACCCGCATTGTTTTGATTATGAGAATCAAGTGTTGACGAAAGAGCCGGCTGAGCTAGTAGAAGCACTTATCGGTGAACTGAAGGTATATACAGAAGCAATGAAACAGATTCAAGGATAG
- a CDS encoding response regulator — protein sequence MTTIKVVIADDHHIVRRGLKFFLKTQKNIEIIGEATNGREAVELVLQLKPDVVLMDLSMPEMDGVMATREIRASDTEVKIIILTSYADQDHVIPAIRAGASGYQLKDIEPDELVTTIQDVMKGESKLHPKVTSHVMAHVSIEKQAQHAKHDDLTNREKDVLNELATGKSNKEIASALFITEKTVKTHVSNILSKLELSDRTQAALYAVKHGVVKD from the coding sequence ATGACAACCATAAAAGTAGTAATAGCGGATGATCATCATATTGTTCGGCGGGGACTCAAGTTCTTCTTAAAAACACAAAAAAACATCGAAATTATTGGCGAGGCAACAAATGGTCGCGAGGCTGTTGAACTTGTCTTGCAGCTCAAACCTGATGTGGTTCTGATGGATCTTTCAATGCCTGAAATGGATGGAGTGATGGCAACGAGAGAGATAAGAGCGAGTGATACAGAGGTGAAAATTATCATCTTAACCAGCTACGCCGATCAAGATCATGTCATTCCTGCAATTCGAGCAGGAGCATCTGGCTACCAGTTGAAGGATATTGAGCCAGATGAATTAGTGACAACTATACAAGATGTGATGAAGGGAGAAAGTAAACTTCATCCTAAAGTGACTTCACATGTTATGGCACATGTATCAATAGAGAAGCAGGCGCAGCACGCCAAGCACGATGATCTAACGAATCGGGAAAAGGATGTTTTGAATGAGCTTGCAACAGGGAAGAGCAATAAAGAGATTGCGTCCGCTTTATTTATCACAGAAAAAACAGTGAAAACACATGTATCCAATATCCTGTCAAAGCTTGAACTTTCTGATCGAACCCAGGCTGCACTATATGCTGTGAAACATGGGGTTGTGAAGGACTAA
- a CDS encoding GAF domain-containing sensor histidine kinase, whose translation MMDSRFQKLKTLKVIAEKLNEATDIKEMLKDVLKELLHVTGLHSGWIFTIQENGEYELAADHRLPPGLEWNQKKPMCEGGCWCINRYHDGRLKTAVNIINCKRIEEAIDQEWGDTNGITHHATVPLRAGTEKFGLLNVASPNKQHFSEEELALLESVAYQIGTAMKRIQLVEKERKHALIEERNRLAQDLHDSVNQLLFSIMLTARGTKEMTQEPDVKEMLTYMQELSQEALNEMKGLIWQLRPPGLENGVGAALLQYATILGLTVKSSIAGVSTLPCHIEEELWRIGQEALNNCKKHAETKEVSLTLTRQSTFVELVVGDHGTGFNYNEHAQFPTFGLKGMKERVTRLNGIFSLESSLGKGTVITITIPLQRGV comes from the coding sequence ATGATGGATTCTAGATTTCAGAAGTTAAAGACATTAAAAGTTATCGCGGAAAAGCTTAACGAAGCAACAGATATAAAGGAAATGCTAAAAGATGTATTAAAAGAGCTTTTACATGTGACGGGACTTCATTCTGGATGGATTTTTACGATTCAAGAGAATGGTGAATATGAATTAGCAGCTGACCATAGGTTACCACCTGGTTTAGAGTGGAACCAGAAAAAACCAATGTGTGAGGGTGGATGTTGGTGTATTAATCGCTATCATGATGGGCGCCTTAAAACGGCCGTTAATATTATAAATTGTAAACGAATTGAGGAAGCAATTGACCAGGAGTGGGGAGATACAAATGGAATTACTCATCATGCAACCGTCCCATTACGAGCAGGTACTGAAAAATTCGGATTATTAAATGTAGCATCACCGAACAAACAGCATTTTTCAGAAGAAGAGCTTGCCTTACTTGAATCTGTAGCTTATCAAATTGGAACTGCAATGAAACGAATTCAACTTGTTGAGAAAGAACGAAAGCATGCACTTATTGAGGAGCGAAATCGATTAGCGCAAGATCTCCATGATTCCGTTAACCAACTCCTATTCTCTATCATGCTAACGGCAAGAGGAACAAAGGAAATGACTCAGGAGCCTGATGTGAAAGAAATGCTCACATATATGCAGGAACTATCTCAGGAAGCACTCAACGAGATGAAAGGGCTCATCTGGCAACTAAGACCTCCTGGATTAGAAAACGGAGTGGGGGCAGCTTTATTACAATATGCAACTATTTTAGGATTGACTGTAAAATCTTCTATAGCAGGAGTCAGCACCTTACCATGTCATATTGAAGAAGAGCTATGGAGGATTGGTCAAGAAGCGTTAAACAATTGCAAAAAACATGCTGAGACCAAGGAGGTATCTCTTACACTGACTCGCCAAAGTACATTCGTTGAATTGGTTGTTGGAGACCATGGGACTGGGTTTAATTATAATGAGCACGCTCAATTTCCGACCTTTGGGTTAAAAGGTATGAAGGAACGTGTAACAAGGCTTAATGGAATCTTTTCTTTAGAAAGTTCACTTGGAAAGGGAACGGTCATCACAATTACAATTCCTTTACAAAGAGGTGTTTAA
- a CDS encoding GntR family transcriptional regulator — protein MNIIISNTTDQPIYRQIKNQIKDQILHGQLKEKENLPSIRKLAKDLQISVITTKKAYEELEREGFIETFPGKGSFVAAQNKELLKEKQLKMIEDQLVKVIDDSKAFDINLDELKNMLTLLYEEGNL, from the coding sequence TTGAACATTATCATTTCAAATACGACAGACCAGCCTATTTATAGGCAGATTAAAAACCAAATCAAAGATCAAATCCTTCATGGCCAACTAAAAGAAAAAGAAAATTTGCCGTCCATTCGGAAGCTTGCAAAAGATTTACAAATTAGTGTGATTACTACAAAAAAAGCCTATGAGGAGCTTGAACGAGAAGGGTTTATCGAAACCTTTCCTGGAAAAGGATCATTTGTTGCTGCACAGAACAAAGAGCTTCTTAAAGAAAAGCAGCTTAAAATGATTGAAGATCAATTAGTGAAAGTGATTGACGATAGTAAAGCGTTCGATATCAACCTAGATGAGCTAAAAAATATGTTAACTCTACTTTATGAGGAGGGAAATTTATGA
- a CDS encoding ABC transporter ATP-binding protein, with protein sequence MVEVKGLCKTRPQFTLNKIDLSIKKGFITGLIGPNGAGKTTLIRCIMDLIRFDEGEIKLFGKTHEEATEEIKQNIGFVYDENYFYEDLSIHQNKNVVKMFYKNWNDDIFHHYLATFQLPTNKKIKDLSKGMKMKFSLAIALSHQPTLLIMDEPTSGLDPIFRRELLDILLDIVQDEEKAIFFSTHMTKDLEQIADYIAFLKDGEIVFSEEKDEILHKYVLIKGSKQVLDQMDRQTIIGLKESSLGFEGIALRSSMTNAEGIIIEKPSLEDIMFYTVRGKSHASSC encoded by the coding sequence ATTGTTGAGGTGAAAGGTTTATGTAAAACTAGACCACAATTCACATTAAATAAAATCGATTTATCCATTAAGAAAGGATTTATTACAGGATTAATTGGCCCTAATGGGGCAGGAAAAACAACACTAATTCGTTGCATTATGGATTTAATTAGATTTGATGAAGGTGAAATTAAGCTTTTTGGGAAAACACATGAAGAAGCGACAGAGGAGATTAAACAAAACATTGGGTTTGTGTATGATGAGAACTATTTTTATGAAGATTTATCTATTCATCAAAACAAAAATGTGGTGAAAATGTTCTACAAAAATTGGAACGATGACATCTTTCATCATTATCTTGCTACATTTCAGTTACCTACAAACAAAAAGATAAAAGATCTTTCTAAGGGAATGAAGATGAAATTCTCCTTGGCAATCGCTCTTTCGCATCAGCCTACTCTTCTTATAATGGATGAACCAACATCTGGGCTGGATCCTATTTTTCGTCGAGAGCTTTTAGATATCCTTTTAGACATTGTCCAGGATGAGGAAAAAGCCATCTTCTTTTCTACACATATGACAAAGGATTTAGAGCAGATCGCTGATTATATTGCCTTTCTTAAAGATGGTGAGATTGTGTTCAGTGAAGAGAAGGATGAAATACTTCATAAGTACGTCCTTATAAAAGGATCAAAGCAAGTACTTGATCAAATGGATAGGCAGACTATCATCGGCTTAAAAGAATCTTCATTGGGCTTTGAAGGGATTGCTTTACGTTCTAGCATGACAAATGCTGAAGGAATCATTATCGAGAAGCCAAGCTTAGAAGACATTATGTTTTATACTGTTAGGGGGAAATCACATGCAAGCTCTTGTTAA
- a CDS encoding ABC-2 transporter permease, with the protein MQALVKKDLYTLPKHVFLLNLLWFIPLTNFFTDGSPHKHLILLFLLGSSLILYSNYNTKTSEDMQARLVNSLPVTRKKIVLAKYMTGLIWYLIAFVICSIYVFLFHTFAPFPSRLITPAEYVICLAGTYLFISVYYPFLYAFGDKIAAFLTLFLFITSSIGFQIVLNLAANPRYPQVTEFVESISYHEWLLAGSMLLISLFLTFLSFQASVRIYSKKDL; encoded by the coding sequence ATGCAAGCTCTTGTTAAAAAAGATCTTTACACCTTACCAAAACATGTATTTTTACTTAACCTATTATGGTTCATACCATTAACAAACTTTTTCACAGATGGTTCACCACATAAACATCTCATTCTGTTATTTCTTTTGGGATCTAGCCTTATCCTATATTCTAATTACAATACTAAAACATCGGAAGATATGCAGGCGAGATTAGTAAATAGTCTGCCTGTTACGAGAAAGAAGATTGTATTGGCAAAATACATGACTGGTCTGATCTGGTATCTCATTGCCTTTGTGATCTGTAGTATCTATGTATTTTTATTTCATACCTTTGCCCCATTTCCATCAAGATTAATTACACCGGCAGAATACGTAATTTGTTTAGCAGGTACCTATCTATTTATTTCAGTCTACTATCCATTCTTATATGCTTTTGGTGATAAAATTGCAGCATTCTTAACTCTTTTTCTATTCATTACAAGCAGCATCGGTTTCCAAATTGTCTTAAATTTAGCTGCTAACCCACGATATCCACAAGTAACAGAATTTGTTGAGAGTATTTCGTATCATGAATGGTTACTTGCAGGTAGTATGCTTCTTATAAGTTTATTTTTAACCTTTTTATCTTTTCAAGCGTCAGTTCGAATTTATTCTAAGAAAGATCTTTAA
- a CDS encoding phospho-sugar mutase: protein MSWESSYQRWNTKQDLDQELKNLLLEMEGNEQALEDCFYKNLEFGTGGMRGEIGPGTNRMNVYTVRKASEGLATYIESFGEEAKKRGVVIAYDSRHKSPEFAMEAAKTLASHGIQTYVFEELRPTPELSFAVRHLNGFSGIVITASHNPPEYNGYKVYGDDGGQLPPAAADTVIDYVNQVEDELLIQVKDEAELKEQGFIKMIGKEIDQAYTEKLKTISVNPTLSQEVDVKVVFTPLHGTANKPVRLGLEALGYTNVTVVKEQELPDPNFSTVKSPNPEEHEAFTLAIRDGKEVDADVLIGTDPDADRLGVAVKNNDGEYVVLTGNQTGALLLHYILSEKKAKGTLPTNGVVLKTIVTSEIGRDIASAYGLDTIDTLTGFKFIGEKINEYERTGQYEFQFGYEESYGYLIGDFARDKDAVQAALLAVEVAAYYKKKGLTMYQGLLEIFNEYGYYKEGLQSLTLKGKAGAEQIQSILTSFRTNPPTEIAGKKIVTIEDYKTSERLNVFENSTETIELPGSNVLKYTLEDQSWFCVRPSGTEPKAKFYFAVKCDTLEQSEEQLQALQTGVMEKVNNLVAAMSK, encoded by the coding sequence ATGAGCTGGGAATCGAGTTATCAACGCTGGAATACTAAACAAGACTTAGATCAAGAATTAAAAAATCTTCTACTAGAAATGGAAGGTAATGAGCAAGCGTTAGAAGATTGCTTTTACAAAAATTTGGAGTTTGGTACTGGTGGAATGCGTGGAGAAATAGGGCCAGGAACAAACAGAATGAATGTGTATACTGTTCGAAAAGCAAGCGAAGGCTTAGCTACATACATAGAATCTTTCGGAGAAGAAGCGAAGAAACGTGGGGTTGTTATTGCTTATGATTCACGTCACAAGTCCCCTGAATTTGCAATGGAGGCAGCTAAAACGTTAGCTTCTCATGGTATCCAAACGTATGTGTTTGAAGAATTACGTCCAACTCCAGAACTATCCTTTGCTGTGCGCCATTTAAATGGCTTTTCAGGGATTGTTATTACTGCAAGTCATAATCCTCCAGAGTATAATGGATATAAAGTATATGGAGATGACGGCGGTCAATTACCACCAGCAGCTGCAGATACAGTAATAGATTATGTGAACCAAGTAGAGGACGAGCTACTTATTCAGGTAAAGGATGAAGCAGAGCTAAAAGAGCAAGGTTTCATTAAAATGATTGGGAAAGAGATTGATCAAGCTTATACAGAAAAATTAAAAACAATCTCAGTAAATCCAACATTATCACAAGAAGTAGATGTAAAGGTAGTATTCACACCGCTTCACGGTACAGCAAACAAGCCAGTACGACTTGGATTAGAGGCACTTGGATATACAAATGTTACTGTAGTTAAAGAACAAGAGCTACCAGACCCTAACTTCTCTACTGTAAAATCTCCAAACCCAGAAGAGCATGAGGCCTTTACACTTGCTATTCGTGATGGGAAGGAAGTTGATGCAGATGTACTAATTGGAACAGATCCTGATGCAGACCGTCTAGGTGTTGCTGTAAAGAACAATGATGGAGAATATGTTGTTTTAACAGGTAACCAAACAGGTGCCCTCCTTCTTCACTACATTCTTTCAGAGAAAAAAGCAAAAGGCACACTTCCTACAAATGGAGTCGTGCTTAAAACAATTGTTACGTCTGAAATCGGTCGTGACATTGCGTCTGCATATGGTTTAGATACGATCGATACATTAACAGGCTTTAAGTTCATTGGTGAAAAAATCAATGAGTACGAGCGTACAGGTCAATACGAATTCCAATTCGGCTATGAAGAAAGCTATGGTTATTTAATTGGTGATTTTGCTCGTGATAAAGATGCTGTTCAAGCAGCATTACTTGCAGTTGAGGTCGCGGCATACTATAAGAAAAAAGGACTTACAATGTACCAAGGCTTACTTGAGATTTTTAACGAATATGGCTATTACAAAGAAGGCCTACAATCTCTTACTCTTAAAGGAAAAGCAGGTGCGGAGCAAATCCAAAGCATCCTAACTAGCTTTAGAACAAACCCACCAACTGAAATTGCAGGGAAGAAGATTGTCACAATTGAAGATTACAAAACGAGTGAACGCTTAAATGTTTTTGAAAATTCAACAGAAACAATTGAATTACCAGGATCAAATGTATTGAAATATACATTAGAAGACCAATCATGGTTCTGTGTAAGACCATCTGGAACAGAGCCTAAGGCGAAGTTCTATTTTGCAGTGAAATGTGACACACTTGAACAGAGTGAAGAGCAGCTTCAAGCGTTACAGACCGGCGTAATGGAAAAAGTAAATAATCTTGTAGCAGCAATGAGTAAGTAA
- a CDS encoding bifunctional GNAT family N-acetyltransferase/carbon-nitrogen hydrolase family protein, whose amino-acid sequence MSEKLDLSKFEKKMIIRNIEKTDIEDILKLQLKCFPGMEPWKREHLESHLEHFPEGQFCAEFEGKIIGSCSSLLVNFDEYDDRHTWDDITDNGYISNHNPDGYNMYGIEVMVHPNYRRMKIGHRLYEARKDLARTMNLKSIIIGGRIPNYYKFADELTPREYVQQVSLHKIYDPVLSFQLLNEFTLMRINPNYLSDDMASYQYATLMEWNNVDYQPNPKRFYQTANPVRICVVQYMMKQIDSFDEFAKQVEYYTDVASDAGSDFAVFPEIFTTQLMSFLDEKTPSKAIQRLTEFTEEYIELFTELAVRYNVNIIGGSHVVEEEGRIYNIAYLFRRDGTIEKQYKLHITPNERKWWGISRGDQVKVFNTDCGKIAIQICYDIEFPELARIATEKGAKIIFTPFCTEDRQGYLRVRYCAQARAVENQIYTVIAGTVGNLPQTENMDIQYAQSAIFSPSDFEFARDGIVGECNPNIEMVIIGDVDLEILRRQRQSGTVNQLKDRRKDIYSITYKKE is encoded by the coding sequence ATGTCTGAAAAGTTGGACTTATCTAAATTTGAGAAAAAGATGATTATCCGAAATATCGAGAAAACAGATATAGAGGATATTTTAAAGCTTCAATTAAAGTGTTTCCCCGGAATGGAACCATGGAAACGTGAGCATCTCGAAAGTCACCTGGAACATTTTCCTGAAGGACAGTTTTGTGCCGAATTTGAAGGGAAAATTATTGGTTCCTGTTCAAGCTTACTAGTAAATTTTGATGAATATGATGACCGTCATACATGGGATGATATAACAGATAATGGATATATTTCGAATCATAATCCAGATGGGTACAATATGTACGGAATAGAAGTGATGGTGCATCCAAACTACCGTCGAATGAAAATCGGTCATCGCTTGTACGAGGCTCGTAAGGATTTGGCGAGAACAATGAATTTGAAAAGTATTATCATTGGCGGTAGAATTCCAAATTATTATAAATTTGCCGATGAACTCACACCTCGTGAGTATGTTCAACAAGTATCTTTACATAAAATCTATGATCCAGTTCTCTCCTTCCAGCTCTTAAACGAGTTTACATTAATGAGGATTAATCCAAATTACTTATCAGATGATATGGCATCCTATCAATATGCGACATTAATGGAATGGAACAATGTGGATTATCAGCCTAATCCTAAACGATTTTATCAAACGGCGAATCCAGTTCGGATATGCGTTGTCCAATATATGATGAAGCAAATCGATTCATTTGATGAATTTGCCAAGCAGGTGGAGTATTATACCGACGTTGCGTCTGACGCTGGCAGTGACTTTGCAGTTTTTCCAGAAATTTTCACAACACAGCTAATGAGCTTTCTCGATGAAAAAACACCGAGCAAAGCCATTCAACGCTTAACGGAATTTACGGAGGAATATATTGAATTATTTACAGAGCTAGCTGTCCGTTATAATGTCAATATTATCGGTGGTTCGCATGTAGTTGAAGAGGAAGGGCGAATTTATAATATTGCCTATTTATTCCGTCGTGATGGAACGATTGAGAAACAATATAAACTACATATTACCCCAAATGAAAGAAAATGGTGGGGAATTAGTAGAGGAGATCAAGTGAAGGTCTTTAATACAGACTGTGGAAAAATCGCGATCCAAATATGTTATGATATCGAGTTTCCAGAATTAGCACGTATTGCAACAGAAAAAGGAGCAAAGATCATTTTTACACCATTCTGTACAGAGGACCGTCAAGGATATTTAAGAGTAAGATATTGTGCGCAGGCACGTGCAGTTGAAAACCAAATTTATACCGTTATTGCTGGGACAGTAGGAAATCTGCCACAAACAGAAAATATGGATATTCAATATGCTCAATCCGCTATTTTCTCCCCATCTGATTTTGAATTTGCAAGGGACGGAATTGTAGGAGAGTGTAACCCGAATATTGAGATGGTCATCATCGGTGATGTTGATCTTGAAATACTGAGACGTCAACGACAATCAGGAACAGTCAATCAATTAAAAGATCGTCGTAAGGATATTTATTCTATTACTTATAAAAAAGAATAG
- a CDS encoding CBS domain-containing protein, which produces MSRNVATVSSNQTIKEAAELMNQHNIGSIPVVDQGELKGIVTDRDITLRSTAQGLDSNTMVSQVMSTNLVSGHSTMSTEEAAKVMAQHQIRRLPIVENNQLIGIVALGDLATNQMSDQAAGVALTNISEQNKTF; this is translated from the coding sequence ATGTCAAGAAATGTTGCCACTGTTTCTTCAAACCAAACAATTAAAGAAGCGGCAGAGTTAATGAACCAGCATAATATAGGATCAATTCCGGTTGTCGATCAAGGAGAGTTAAAGGGAATTGTAACGGACCGTGATATTACATTACGATCAACTGCACAAGGATTAGATAGTAATACAATGGTATCACAGGTCATGTCCACAAATCTTGTTTCGGGACATTCCACAATGTCAACTGAAGAGGCAGCAAAGGTAATGGCACAGCATCAAATTAGACGATTGCCAATCGTTGAAAACAATCAACTAATTGGGATTGTAGCGTTAGGTGATTTGGCAACAAATCAAATGTCTGACCAAGCTGCAGGTGTAGCGTTAACCAATATATCTGAGCAAAATAAAACATTTTAA
- a CDS encoding disulfide oxidoreductase, whose translation MKEKNQKMIENLLSIAWISSFIATLGSLYFSEIMKYTPCNLCWYQRIFMYPLVIILGIGLSKKDTSIALYTLILSSIGGCISLYHYGVQKISFLSENSVSCGIVPCTGEYINWLGFITIPFLALIGFTIIFITSILILKKAGR comes from the coding sequence ATGAAAGAAAAAAATCAAAAAATGATTGAAAACCTTCTATCCATTGCTTGGATTTCATCATTCATTGCTACTTTAGGAAGTCTTTATTTCTCTGAAATTATGAAATACACGCCATGTAATCTATGCTGGTATCAGAGAATCTTTATGTATCCATTGGTCATTATTTTAGGAATTGGATTAAGTAAAAAAGATACTTCAATTGCTCTTTATACCCTCATTCTTTCTAGTATAGGTGGCTGTATCTCTCTCTATCATTACGGAGTTCAGAAAATTAGTTTTCTTAGTGAGAATTCAGTTTCGTGTGGGATCGTCCCATGTACTGGAGAATATATAAACTGGCTTGGATTTATAACCATCCCATTTTTAGCATTAATCGGTTTTACCATTATTTTCATTACTAGTATCTTGATTTTAAAAAAGGCAGGTCGTTAA